ATTAATGGTCTTGCGCTGCGCCTGATCCTTTCGGGTAGCGAATGGATTCCACCATATCTTGTACGTTCTGAGGGACTTCAGCCGTGAACTTATTAACGATAATTGATACCGTAAAGTTAAGGCACATACCCAATGTCCCAATGCCTTCTGGGCTAATGCCAAACCACCAGTTATCTGGCGTATTGGCAGCTGGGTTGATGAACTTGAAGTAGATGATGTAAGCCGCGGTAAAGGCAATGCCTGACAACATACCGGCAATCGCGCCCTCTTTGTTCATCTTCTTATAGAAGATGCCGAGAATAATCGCGGGGAAGAAGGATGAAGCCGCGAGACCAAACGCAAAGGCGACGACCTGAGCAACGAACCCCGGTGGGTTAATCCCCAAATAACCCGCCCCGACAATGGCCAATGCGGCACCGATCCGCGCGGCGAGCAACTCTTGCTTGTCGGTCATATTGGGCTTGAAGCCTTTTTTCAGCAAGTCATGAGATATAGAGGTTGAGATAACCAGTAGCAAACCCGCTGCCGTGGACAGTGCCGCCGCGAGTCCCCCTGCCGCCAGTAACGCAACGACCCAGTTAGGTAATTGAGCAAGTTCTGGAGACGCGAGAACGATAATGTCACGGTTGATTTTCATCTCATTGCGTTCATCGCCAGAGTAGAACATCTTGCCGTCTCCGTTCTTATCTTCCCAAGCGACTAGACCGGTGCTTTCCCAGTTTTTATACCAACTTGGCGCTTCGGTTGCCGCAACCCCCTTCATATCTGGACCATTAATGGTATCGATCATATTCACGCGAGCAAAGGCGGCGACCGCTGGTGCGGTAGTGTAGAGCAAAGCGATAAACACCAGTGCCCAACCTGCCGAGATACGAGCATCTTTCACTCTAGGAACGGTGAAGAAGCGGATAATCACATGCGGTAGACCCGCAGTACCGACCATCAAAGCTGCACAAATAAAGAACACATCAACCATACTTTTAGAGCCATCGGTATAGGCGGTAAAGCCCAACTCTTGGGTCAAGCCATCCAGTTTATCCAGCAGATAGGTATCGGTGCCGGAGATGGTCGAACCAAAGCCGACTTGTGGGAATACCGAACCGGTCATCATCAATGAGGTAAAAATCGCAGGAACTAAAAAGGCGAAAATAAGCACACAATACTGGGCGACCTGCGTATAAGTTATCCCTTTCATTCCTCCCATTACCGCATAGAAGAAAACGATGGCCATGCCGATGACAATCCCAAGGTTAATATCGACCTCAAGGAATCGGGCAAATACCACACCGACGCCACGCATCTGACCGGCGACATAGGTGAAAGAAACGAAAATGGCACAAAAGACCGCCACCATGCGCGCGGTTTTTGAGTAATAACGATCACCGATAAAGTCAGGCACAGTGAATTTGCCAAACTTACGGAGGTAAGGAGCGAGACAGAGTGCTAACAGTACATATCCACCGGTCCAACCCATAAGATACACACCGCCGTCATAACCGATAAAGGAGATGATGCCTGCCATAGAAATAAAGGAAGCCGCTGACATCCAGTCGGCGGCGGTAGCCATGCCGTTTGCTACTGGGTGTACGCCACCACCAGCTACATAGAATTCGCTCGTTGAGCCCGCACGAGCCCAGATAGCAATGCCGATATAGAGGGTAAAAGTAATGCCGACGAGAATAAACGTCCAAGTTTGAATATCCATTATGTTGCCTCTTAGTCTTCTTGTACGTTGTATTTTTTATCTAGCGCATTCATACGAGCCACATAAACAAAGATCAGTACAACAAAGGTGTAGATCGATCCTTGCTGAGCAAACCAGAAACCGAGTTTGAAGCCGCCAAATTGAATAGTATTGAGTACATCAACAAATAGGATCCCTGCACCATAGGAAACCAAAAACCAGGTTGCTAATAGTGTACCCATCACGCCTAGGTTCTCTTTCCAGTAGGCTTGTGCTTGTTCCGATGATTCAAACGCCATAACGCTCTCCTTTGTTACAGGTTGTTAACATTTGTGGTCTCAGATAAGGTAGCAGGAGAGAGAAAGAAGAGCATTGCAACTTTAGTCGAGGTGTAAAAACAAAAAAACACCTGCAATACAGGTGTTTAATTGACGAGCACGGCAAATGTTAATTGTTAAGGCAATGTTAAGTTAGCCTAAGGTCTAATGATTTTGACTAAATATAGAAGTCTTTTATTCCCTGTAACAGGTTATTGACGGCGACAGCGGCTAAAATCAAACCCATGACTCGGCTAATAATGGCCGCACCCACATTACCAATCCATTTCTGGATCCGACTTGCCCCTAAGAGTAAAACCAAGGTGATCAGCAGAACCACTAACATCACCAAAGCGGTAATTGATTGATCGATCACTGAGTGACGATGGTTATCTGTCAGCATCACAATCGCCATCATAGCGCCCGGTGAGGCTATTGAAGGGATGGCAAGTGGATAGACGGCAAGATCCGCCAATTGCGCTCGACTGGTTTCGCCACTCAGTTTAATTTCTTCTTCCGGTTTGCTTTCGCCAAATATCATGGTTAAGGCAAAGAGTAGCAGCACCAATCCACCAGCAGCCTGAAAAGCGGGGAGAGGGATCTGCATCGCTTCGAGCAGAAGTTGCCCGACGAAAAGGAAAAACAGCAGTACACCGGTAGCAATGGCGACGGCTTTCAGAGCAACGATACGTCGGTGCTTGGTATCAAGATGCGCAGTTTGTGATAGGTAGACAGGAACGGAGCCGATAGGATCAATGACGGCCCAGAGTACAACAAATTGAGTCACAATAATGGTTAGCAAGGGTACACTCCCAAGGTATGAGTAAGCCAAGAGGTGGACGCGGTTTCCTGCTGTGAATAAGGACAGCAAATAAGCGCAGCAAGGGTATTATCGTATGTTATCTCATATCCACCAATATGAAGATCACCTTTCGTTACATAATAGGATATGAGTTACACAACCTAGACACGGTATCAGGTTAGTTAGCGTCATTTTTACCGCAATGATGATGCTTACTGAACCTCACTGTCCATTTGCTGCAATAGAATGACGGCTTGCGTGCGATTCTTTACCCCAAGCTTTCTAAAAATAGCAGTCATGTGCGCTTTAATCGTTGCTTCAGATACATTGAGATCATAGGCGATTTGTTTATTGAGAAGACCATCCGACAACATCCCCAAAACCTTGTATTGTTGAGGCGTGAGGGTGGCAATTTTGTCTGCCAATTCAGTATGCTGTTGAGTTTGATTGACCAGTAATGCGGCAGGGTAGTAAGGGTCACCTTCAAGCACTTGATTCAGCGCGGCAATTAGGGTTTTCATATCACTGGATTTAGGGATAAAACCAAAAGCGCCGTGCATTTTGACTTGAGAGACAATGCTAGGCTCTTCGCTGGCCGAAATAACCACGATAGGAATATCGGGATAATCGGCTCTCAGTTGGATAAGTCCTGACATACCGTTCGCGCCTGGCATTTTTAGGTCAAGTAGAATCAGGTCTGGATCTTCCCCTTTTTCGAGAAGAGCCAAAAGTGACTCGAGCGAGTCGGCTTCCAACAGGTTCGCACCACCAATGGCCATATGCACTGATTGAAACAACGCATTGCGAAACAGCGGGTGGTCGTCGGCAATTATGATGCTATAGCTCAGTTCCATGTGATTCCATTGTGTTGATGAAATGTTAACATCTATTATTGATGTCTACCTATCTTCCCACAATCAACTTGGTGCAAAACTCTGATGAAAATCGACTTTTTATTGTATCAAGCCATTTTTTTCAAGGTGTTGTAAGAACTCGGGAGCTTTAACAAAGCCCGTTAGACGAGCACTCGGCAATGGGTCACCTTGACGACTCCAAAACTCAATCGTCGGCAGTCCCAATACACGCATTGCTTTTAACAACTCAATATCTTGTGGCTGATTTTTGGTGACGTCTGCTTGTACTAAGACAAATTGTTCGAGGACAGGTTCTACCTGAGCATGATGGAAGGTGTACTTTTCAAACTCTTTACAGGCGACGCACCAATCAGCGTAGAAATCTAACATGACCGGTTTATTGTCCTGCTTAGCTTGTGCCAAGACCGCTTGTAGTTCATTCAGGTTGTCGATGTGAATAAATTCGACGTTCGAGGTCTGAATAGTCAATTGACTAGGCGATGAATACCACAGTTGCAGCAGAGGTTGAATCGAGGCAATAATCCCTAATACGGCAACAATACCCACCAAGGTTTGCTTCCAAGATCCAAACGGTAATTGATTTTTTTGGTGATAAAGCCAACCAAAGGCAGCAAGACCCAATAGACTCCATAAGAGACTTGCCCAAAACTCAGGAATGATTCGCTCCAACAGGAATAGAGGTGCGGCGAGTAGAACAAAGCCAAACAGAATTTTAACTCGGTCCATCCAGCCCCCCGCTTTCGGTAGCAGCTTGTTGCCAAACACCGCCGCCGCAATCAATGGAATCCCCATCCCGAGTGCAAGGGCATACAGAGCAACCGCACCAGTAATCAGATCTCCGCTTTGCGCGACATAGAGCAGCGCTCCAGAGAGCGGCGCTGTGGTACAAGGTGAACACACTAGACCTGAGATCGCGCCCATAGCGAACACACCAAGGACATTGCCACCTTGTTGCTTGTTGCTAAGACCATTGAGCCAAGTTTGCACACGGCTAGGTAATTGTAAGGTGTAGGCGCCAAACATAGACAGCGCTAAAGCGATAAACAGAACACTCAAGCCGATCAACACATACGGGTGCTGCATCGCCGCTTGAAACTGCATGCCAGCGGAGGCAACGACTAAACCTAGTAGGGTGTAAGTGAGCGCCATTCCCTGAACATAAATAAATGACAGCCAGAGTGCCTGCTTCTGGCTGCGTTTGCCGGTTCCCAAAACGATGCTGGTAAGAATGGGATACATAGGCAAGACGCAAGGCGTAAAAGCAAGCCCAACACCCAGCAATAGAAATAGAGCTGGCGTCCACCAGTTTTGTTCGAGCTTCGATGTCAGATCTTGCGGCGCAGAAGTGGATGACAGATCGGTTTGCCTCTGGGGTAAGTTTTCTGCGTTGTTGACTGCTGGCGTTTTGGTGTTATCGACAAAAGGGGCGCTATCGACAAAAGGGGCGATATCAATCACTCGAGTCTCTGGTGGGTAACAGAAACCAGCTTTGGCGCAGCCTTGATATTGAACGATGACTTGAGAGCCCGGTTGATACTGGCTCAATGTGACTTCTGCAAACAGCGGTTCGGTATAGATATGGACATCACCAAAAAATTCGTCTTGGTACGGCGTTCCATCGGGATAACTGATGTTATCGATGGTGAGGTTTTGTCCACTGATATTCAGTCGTTCTTGATAAAGGTAATAGTCCTCTTTGACTTGCCAGTCCAAAAACAGACGGTTGTCTTGCTGATAGAAATTAAAGGCAAAGGCTTCATCAACAGCAACAAAGCGATTGTTTGCTTGAGGCGCAAAGGCACCACTGTTATCGGCTTGACCAAACAGTGCAAAACTTGGTGTCGCAACCAAGATCAGCAGTATGAATAGAATTTTTTTAAATGTTTGTCTCATAACAGCAGAGTAAATCTTATACCAATTGAGTGAGGTTATATGAAGTTAAGACAGGAAGATAGAGGGAAATGTTTCAAGCAAAATAAAAAAAGAGTCACCACGATAGTCCCGTTACCTAAAACTCGTCTCTTGAGTTAATTTTTCTCTTGAGTTGATAGAGGTATCTAGGGTGACCCTTAATATTCAGCCGATTAATGAATCAGTAAGCCACCAAACGCAAAGCCCAATGCCACAGCAGTCGAAATAGTCACCACGCCCGGAATAAAGAACGGATGGTTAAAGACATACTGTCCAATACGTGTTGAACCGGTGTCATCCATCTCGACCGCAGCCAGCAAGGTTGGATAAGTTGGAAGTACGAATAACGCACTGACCGCAGCAAAGGAGGCAACCGCCGTCAATGGCGCGACACCAATTGCTAGCGCCGCTGGCATCAAAGCTACCGTCGTTGCGCCTTGGGAGTAGAGCAGCATAGAGGCAAAAAACAGCACGAGCGCGAGCATCCATGGATGCCCTTCTAACAGTTCTCCTGCGACTTCTTTGATGTCATTGACGTGTGCGTTAACGAATGTTGAGCCAAGCCATGCTACGCCTAGAACGCAGACACAAGCGGTCATCCCTGAGCGGAAAGTCGCGGCAGAGGGGATCTTAGACGCATCAATCTTGGTGAACAGAGTAATGGCCGCCGCCGCAGTCAACATGATGGTCATAATCGCTTCGTTGCGACCTAATGTCGGATCTTTGATAAGCCCAACTGAGCCAGAAATCGCCGCAGCATAACAAACCACAAAGGCGATGGCGGCTAAGAAGATATAGGTCGCGGTTTTTGCTGTTGCGGGAATCACACGCTGTTGAGCATCGGTTAATTTGACCAGTCCCTTGGCGAGACGCTGTTGATACACTTCATCATCTTGTAGATCTTTGCCCATAAAGTTGGCAACAAATGCGCCTGCCATACAAGCAATAAAGGTCGTTGGAATACATACTGCGAGCAGAGTCAGGTAGTCAACGCCCATTGGTGCGAGCATCGCAGCAAATGCGACGACCGCCGCTGAGATCGGTGAGGCGGTAATCGCAATCTGTGAAGCGACGACGGAGATAGATAGAGGACGAGAGGGTCGAATTCCTTGTCCTTTAGCAACTTCAGCAATCACAGGCAATGTCGAGAAAGCAGTGTGTCCAGTACCCGCAAGTAAGGTCATAAGAAAGGTAACAATGGGCGCATAAAAAGTGATTCTTTCAGGGTGTTTTCTTAAAAAGTTTTCCGCCAATTGTACTAGCCAATCCATGCCACCCGCGACCTGCATCGCCGCAATGGCAGTGATCACCGACATGATGATGAGAATGACATCGACAGGAATATAGCTTTGACTGGTTGGAACCCCAAGTATTAAAGAGAGTGCGACGACACCCGCACCACCTGCAAGCCCAATTCCAATGCCGCCAATACGTGCCCCGAAGTAAATAAACAGCAGTACCACGGCCAGCTCTATAGCAACCATATGTTTTCCTCTTAATATCTTAATTTATTTGTTTGTACTACCAAGTTTAAATCTCTGTGTTTAAACCTAGTTTAGAGTGGCTTCAATAGCAAAAAGGCCCTTTGAAGGGCCTTGGTAAAGGAGCTTAATCGTAGCGCTTCGCTTTGTATTGCGGCTTCATCAAGTTGCCTACGGCAAAGATTTCATCCAATTCCTCCGCGGTGAGTAGTCCTCGTTCCAAGACGACCTCTCTTACGCTCTTGCCTGTTTCTGCACAAATCTTGCCGACGATATCGCCTTCGTGATGTCCAATATAGGGATTAAGGTAGGTGACGATGCCGATAGAGTTATAGACGTAGTGTTCACATACCTCTTTATTGACCGTAATACCGTCAATGCACTTATCACGGAGGTTGATGCAAGCGTTTTTCAGGATGCTAACTGACTCAAACATGCTTTGCGCAATGACGGGTTCCATTACATTGAGCTGTAACTGCCCCCCTTCTGCTGCAAATGAGATGGTGTTGTCGTTACCCAATACCTTGAAACAGACTTGGTTGACTACTTCTGGGATCACCGGATTGACTTTGGCTGGCATAATGGAAGAACCTGCTTGCAGTTGTGGCAGGTTTAGTTCGTTTAGACCCGCTCGTGGACCTGAAGAGAGCAATCTTAGGTCGTTACAAATCTTTGAGAGCTTAACCGCTAAGCGTTTGAAAGCACTATGAATCATCACGTATGCACCGCAGTCTGAGGTGGCTTCGATCAAATCTTCAGCAGGGACACAGTCATAGCCCGTCACATCAGCGAGGTGTTTCACGGCTAGTGCTTGGTAGCCTTCTGCGGCGTTTAAGCCAGTGCCGATAGCCGTTGCGCCTAAGTTGACTTCAAGAAGCAGTTTCGAGGTGTACTCCAGGTTGCGGATCTCTTCGTTTAAGGTCACCGCCCAAGCATGGAACTCTTGTCCTACGGTCATTGGGACGGCGTCTTGAAGTTGAGTGCGACCCATTTTTAAAATTGTGGAAAATTCTTGGCTCTTATTTTCAAATGAACCTTTGAGGTATTCGATGGCATCAATCAGCTTGAGTACGGTGTTGTAGACCGCAATACGAAATCCCGTAGGATAGGCGCAGTTGGTGGATTGGCTTTTGTTGACGTGATCATTGGGGTTAATGAATTCGTACTGGCCTTTTTGTTTGCCCATAAGCTCCAGAGCGACATTGGCAATGACTTCATTAGCGTTCATGTTGACGGAGGTGCCAGCGCCACCTTGAAATACGTCGGAAGGAAACTGGTCAAGACATTTGCCAGTATCAAGAATTAAATCACACGCTTGAATGATGTATTGTGAAGTGTCTTTTGGCAGAACGCCGAGTTCACGGTTAGCGAGCGCTGCCGCTTTTTTGGTCATGACCATGCCACGAACAAAATCTGGAACATCAGAGATGGTGGCATTAGAGATATTAAAGTTTTCTATGGCGCGTAGGGTGTGGATACCATAATAAGCGTCTGCAGGAACGTGGCGTTGACCGAGTAGGTCTTCTTCAATGCGAGTCGCGGTCGTTGTTGAGTCTTGAGAGAGTAAAGATGAAGTTGCCATACCTTGGATCCTTATAGTTATTCTGCGTACAAAACAGTGTGGCTATCATTGCTTTAAGAATCCATTCACAGCGGTACTTTTATGCGTCCCAGCGTGTAGGGATATCTTACTCAAAGCGACAACTAAAGACGAGAAGTAGATCGCTATTTTCAGCAATTTAATACTAATAATGGCTAATGAATCAACAGCAGGGTAAGGCAATGAAATACGGTTTATTTATCTTGGTGAAAGTGTGAGCTAACAGGCTTCTACTTCTCTTTTGTTGTGATTTACAGCCAGCTATGCGTAAACTAAGGATAATTCATAGATTCATCACTGTTTTGTATGTGAATTGAAGCGATATACCAAGCTGCAGCGATATACGAAACAGACAGCGCCCGTCGTGGCGAAAGGAGTGCCTAGTGTTTGCCGTTTTACTTTTATTGTTTATCTTTGTGCCGATTATTGAAATCGGTCTGTTTATTCAAGTCGGTGGTTTTTTAGGGTTATGGCCAACGATTGGTCTGGTGTTGTTGACGGCATTTGTCGGTGCATCTTTAGTTCGTAGTCAGGGACTGCAAACCTTGATGTCAGTACAAACCCGCCTGCAACAAGGAGAGATGCCCGCTCAGCAAATCCTTGAGGGAGTGATGTTGGCTGTTTCTGGGGTTCTATTGTTGACGCCGGGCTTTATGACAGATGCTTTCGGGATGTTGGTACTATTGCCAGCCCCGCGTGCGGTTATGGCAAAGTACTTAATGACGAAAATGGTGGTCAAAACCGTGTCAGGAGGAAACTTTGGTGCTGGTGGTTTTCATCAGCAAGGTCCTTTTGGTTCAAATCCGTTTGATGATCGTCAGCAAGGCGATACCTTTGAAGGCGAGTTTGAGCGTAAAGGCGATGACGATGATGATGATCGTAATAAATTGAATTAATTGCCGATTATGTTGTTTATTAAGCGTTTTAAAATCACGCGACGTCGCTGGAATACCATCCTTATTGTTGCCATTACCCTTTTTATTTTGGTGATGGCTTCGCCTCAATTGATTAAGCAATATTTGATTGCCCCGTCCGTCGTTGACCCTGAAGCTGCGGTACTCAACCCTTATCAAGCACCGATCGAACTGAATTACAACGGAGTACAATTCTATTTCGATGACCAATGGTTGGCGATTCCGGCGTCTTTAAGTGAGCAGGCGGAGCAAATCGTCTCTACCTGGGGAGAAATGCGAGGAACGCTAGTCGATGATTCTTTGTTGCAAAAACTTAGACCTAGCATGGAGAGCCCTGTAACGGTAGAAATTTGGTATCAAGACATCGAAGAACCGCAACGTGTGACCGCCTACAATATGCAAACTTTTTGGCTGATTCAGAACTACAACAGCCAATGGTTGGCGATCAGCTTGAACGATCAACAGCTCATACTCCACAACATGAACCCGTAGAGTCGAACTATGCCTGAATTACCTGAAGTTGAAGTCTCCCGTCTGGGCATCACGCCACACTTAGAGGGACAGATAATAAAAAATATCGTGGTTCGCCAGCGTCAACTGCGTTGGTGGATCCCCGAGGAGATTCACGGTTTGCATGGACACACAATCAAGTCCATTCGCAGGCGAGCAAAGTATCTGTTGATTGATACCGATGCCGGGACGGCTATCATCCATCTGGGTATGTCGGGCAGTTTGCGAGTGCTTGAGCATCCGCCCGAGCCAACCAAGCATGACCACGTCGATCTGGTGTTGGGAAATGGTAAAGTGATGCGTTATAACGACCCGCGTCGTTTTGGCGCTTGGTTGTGGAGTGAAGCGGGAGAGTCTCATGCGTTGATTGACAATTGTGGTCCAGAGCCTTTAAGTGATGACTTTTCGGCGCAGTGGATGCAAGAGCGAGCAAACAACAAACGGGTCGCAGTCAAAACTTTTATTATGAACAACAGTCATGTGGTTGGTGTGGGAAATATCTACGCCAGCGAGTCTCTGTTTGCGGCTAAGGTAGCGCCGATCATACCAGCGTATAAACTCTCACTTGATGATTGGCAGCGATTGGTTAAAGAGATCAAGCTGGTACTGCATAAAGCCATTCAACAGGGGGGCACGACGCTGAAAGATTTTGCTCAGACTGATGGAAAACCGGGTTATTTTGCTCAGGAGTTACAGGTGTATGGACGCGCAGGAGAACCTTGCCGAGTTTGTGATGAACTCATTCAGCAGCAAAAAATTGGTCAGCGAAATACCTTCTTCTGTCCTCGTTGCCAGCCGGCATAAAAAATGCGAGCTCAGCTCGCATTTTTTATAGACTATTTTTTGTTGGTGGATTCGTAGATTTTGAAATCATCTCTTTGCGTTTTTAGCAGGTAAAGATTCCACATATATTGCTCTGGTCTCTCTGTCACCAAGTCCTCGATCGCTTTATTCATTGCTCGAGCATCTAGCTCCTCATCCCCTGTTGGGAAGTTTTCTAGAGCAGGGAGTACGTGAACCTCGTATTTACCTGTTTTATCATTATAGGCAGGTAGCATCGGAACCACTTTAGCACGACAAACTCGCGCCATTTTACCAAAGCCTTTGAGTGTGGCTTTTTCTGTACCGAAAAATGGTACAAACACCGAGTTCTTTGGACCATGGTCTTCATCGGGTAGCCAGTAGCCAATATAGCCGTCTTGGATCGAACGAATAAATGGTTTGATACCAGCTTCTCTTGAGAAAATTCGCCCACCATACTGCATACGCTGTACATGCATCAGCCAAGCACCTAAACGGTTTTTTTGCGGCTTCATTATACTTGCGACCTTGTGACCTTGAGCCGCCAACATGACCGCTGGGTAATCCACTGCCCAAGCATGCGGTGCGAGTATGATGACGCGTTCGCCCTGTTCAAGCAGAGGCGTTAAGTTTTCTTCACCAATCATGACTCCTCGGCTTTGGTTGTGTTTGGTTGAACGAACCAAAAACTCCGAATAGCCAAAGAGATATTGTGCCGCTTTCGCAAACGTTGCGGCGACAATGGTATCGATTTCTTCGGGGGACTTGTCTGGAAAACAGTACTCAAGGTTGACGCGTGTTCTTTTTACCACACGACCATTTCTATTAACGACAATAGTCGATAAGTAGCTGGCCAGTCGATCGCGCAATTTCACCGGCATAAAGGCGAGCAGTGCTGCGAAAAATATGCCTAGCCACATCCCCCAGTAGCGAGGATGAAGAAACGCCCATTCAAAACGGACGTCGTATAGATGTTTGTTAATTCTGTCTTCGTTGCTCATAAATTTTATTTGATTACTGCAGTTGAAGTTTTAATAGTGCCCAATACTCATCAAAGCTAGCCGTTGGGGTGTATTTGAAGTCTGAGCGAACAAATCGATTCAGGCAACCTTCGACCTGACCAAGAAGTTGTGCAGCAAGTACGCTTTCGTCAACAGGGAAGCTTTTCCCTTCACGAATCTTTCGCTCACGCAGGATTTGGCGAAGCGAGGTTTCAATTCTATCGTAAAGTTGGTTAATGCGGTCGCGTAAGCGTTCGTTTTCAAACATCAGAGCGTGACCAGATAGGATTCTGCTTAATCCGGGGTTTCGTTCAGAGAAGCCTAAGATCAGTTGTAACACAAGACGTACACGTGCCAGTGTATCCTTTTCTTCATCAAGAATGAGATTAATGCGAGACATTAACGAGTCTTCAATAAACTCAATCAGCCCTTCAAACATTCGAGCTTTGCTTGGGAAATGACGATAGAGAGCCGCTTCTGATACGCCCACTTGCTTAGCAAGCTTGGCCGTTGTTATGCGTGATGTTCCTTCATTTGATTCCAACATCTCTGCCAGCGCTTGAAGAATTTCTTCTTTTCTATTCGACTTTCTCGTAGCGGACATAAATCCTATTCCTTTTGAAAACAACAAATTTCATCTACCGGCAAAGTGAGATTGAGTCACTTTGTCGGTGTCTTCACCCAGTTTGTCGTGCTGAGCATCGACAGTCTACAGCATGGGGATTTTATTTCTGTAGTACGATATGTGAAATGATTGAGCTCGGTAGCAATCTCTAACTAAAGCCATGCTCTCACAGCAGAAAACCTGCCTTTAGGCAGGTTTTATTTTGGCGAGTATAGCGTGATTTAGTTAGTCTATTTGCCCGAGCGCTGTGAGCAGGATAGCTTGACTTAATTCAGTTTTACTGCCGAACCCTAACTCTTTCTTATCGTCAGCCCAATATACGGTAATACTATTGTTGTCACTGTTAAAGCCTTGTCCCTCAACAGAAACATCATTAGCACAAATCATATCTAACCCTTTGCGCTGCAGTTTATCTTTGGCGTAGTTCTCTACATCTTGAGTTTCTGCCGCAAAGCCAATAGTAAATGGACGAGCCTCAGTTAAACTGGCGACTGCCGCTATTATGTCAGGGTTTTTGACCATGCTGATATGCATATTATCATTATCGGCACTTTTTTTGATTTTTTGAGTGGCAAGATGCTCGGGTCGATAGTCGGCAACTGCGGCACAGCCAATAAAAATATCGTGTTGCTTAGCCAACTTTAGCGACGCTTGATACATCTCTTCAGCGCTAGTGACGTCAATACGATTGACACCATTCGGGGTGGCTAAAGAAACAGGACCCGAGATCAAGCTGACGTTCGCGCCGAGTTTGGCGGCGGTTGCTGCTAGAGCAAATCCCATTTTTCCAGAGCTATGGTTGGAGATGTAGCGCACAGGATCGATAGCTTCACGGGTCGGACCGGCGGTAATGACGACGGAACGACCGTGTAAAGGCTTAGGTGCAAAGAAGTCCTCACATAAGCCAACTAATTGCATGGGTTCTAACATACGTCCCATGCCGACATCACCGCACGCCTGCTCCCCTTTACCAGGACCCCAAATCATCATGTTGCGACGAGCAAGGGTAGCAATATTCTCTTGGGTTGCGATGTTTTGATACATCTGCTGGTTCATCGCCGGAGAAACCGCAACAGGGGCGTCGGTGGCTAAGACTAGCGTACTGAGCAAGTCATTGCCCATACCGGCGGCAACGCGAGCGATTAAATCCGCAGTCGCTGGAGCCAGCAATACTAGATCTGCCCACTTGGCCAATTCGATATGCCCCATAG
This genomic interval from Vibrio hippocampi contains the following:
- a CDS encoding anaerobic C4-dicarboxylate transporter, with the protein product MVAIELAVVLLFIYFGARIGGIGIGLAGGAGVVALSLILGVPTSQSYIPVDVILIIMSVITAIAAMQVAGGMDWLVQLAENFLRKHPERITFYAPIVTFLMTLLAGTGHTAFSTLPVIAEVAKGQGIRPSRPLSISVVASQIAITASPISAAVVAFAAMLAPMGVDYLTLLAVCIPTTFIACMAGAFVANFMGKDLQDDEVYQQRLAKGLVKLTDAQQRVIPATAKTATYIFLAAIAFVVCYAAAISGSVGLIKDPTLGRNEAIMTIMLTAAAAITLFTKIDASKIPSAATFRSGMTACVCVLGVAWLGSTFVNAHVNDIKEVAGELLEGHPWMLALVLFFASMLLYSQGATTVALMPAALAIGVAPLTAVASFAAVSALFVLPTYPTLLAAVEMDDTGSTRIGQYVFNHPFFIPGVVTISTAVALGFAFGGLLIH
- the aspA gene encoding aspartate ammonia-lyase, which translates into the protein MATSSLLSQDSTTTATRIEEDLLGQRHVPADAYYGIHTLRAIENFNISNATISDVPDFVRGMVMTKKAAALANRELGVLPKDTSQYIIQACDLILDTGKCLDQFPSDVFQGGAGTSVNMNANEVIANVALELMGKQKGQYEFINPNDHVNKSQSTNCAYPTGFRIAVYNTVLKLIDAIEYLKGSFENKSQEFSTILKMGRTQLQDAVPMTVGQEFHAWAVTLNEEIRNLEYTSKLLLEVNLGATAIGTGLNAAEGYQALAVKHLADVTGYDCVPAEDLIEATSDCGAYVMIHSAFKRLAVKLSKICNDLRLLSSGPRAGLNELNLPQLQAGSSIMPAKVNPVIPEVVNQVCFKVLGNDNTISFAAEGGQLQLNVMEPVIAQSMFESVSILKNACINLRDKCIDGITVNKEVCEHYVYNSIGIVTYLNPYIGHHEGDIVGKICAETGKSVREVVLERGLLTAEELDEIFAVGNLMKPQYKAKRYD
- a CDS encoding FxsA family protein; amino-acid sequence: MFAVLLLLFIFVPIIEIGLFIQVGGFLGLWPTIGLVLLTAFVGASLVRSQGLQTLMSVQTRLQQGEMPAQQILEGVMLAVSGVLLLTPGFMTDAFGMLVLLPAPRAVMAKYLMTKMVVKTVSGGNFGAGGFHQQGPFGSNPFDDRQQGDTFEGEFERKGDDDDDDRNKLN
- the mutM gene encoding bifunctional DNA-formamidopyrimidine glycosylase/DNA-(apurinic or apyrimidinic site) lyase translates to MPELPEVEVSRLGITPHLEGQIIKNIVVRQRQLRWWIPEEIHGLHGHTIKSIRRRAKYLLIDTDAGTAIIHLGMSGSLRVLEHPPEPTKHDHVDLVLGNGKVMRYNDPRRFGAWLWSEAGESHALIDNCGPEPLSDDFSAQWMQERANNKRVAVKTFIMNNSHVVGVGNIYASESLFAAKVAPIIPAYKLSLDDWQRLVKEIKLVLHKAIQQGGTTLKDFAQTDGKPGYFAQELQVYGRAGEPCRVCDELIQQQKIGQRNTFFCPRCQPA
- the lpxM gene encoding lauroyl-Kdo(2)-lipid IV(A) myristoyltransferase (LpxM is lauroyl-Kdo(2)-lipid IV(A) myristoyltransferase, an enzyme characterized in Escherichia coli and involved in biosynthesis of the form of lipid A found in that species and some closely related species.) translates to MSNEDRINKHLYDVRFEWAFLHPRYWGMWLGIFFAALLAFMPVKLRDRLASYLSTIVVNRNGRVVKRTRVNLEYCFPDKSPEEIDTIVAATFAKAAQYLFGYSEFLVRSTKHNQSRGVMIGEENLTPLLEQGERVIILAPHAWAVDYPAVMLAAQGHKVASIMKPQKNRLGAWLMHVQRMQYGGRIFSREAGIKPFIRSIQDGYIGYWLPDEDHGPKNSVFVPFFGTEKATLKGFGKMARVCRAKVVPMLPAYNDKTGKYEVHVLPALENFPTGDEELDARAMNKAIEDLVTERPEQYMWNLYLLKTQRDDFKIYESTNKK